A single region of the Serinus canaria isolate serCan28SL12 chromosome 1, serCan2020, whole genome shotgun sequence genome encodes:
- the FAM162A gene encoding protein FAM162A translates to MWGRADRAVKLLGRNIPSVLRMTEGVDPKISRRLCIKPPQDLQTKSRSASGVPGYRPTLWDRRFLLWAGHFKKPEDIPETVSLDTVRAAKTTLRVKFSYVMIALTIVGCITMVIRGKQGMKRHESLTNINLEKKAKLRAESASAKP, encoded by the exons ATGTGGGGCCGCGCCG ATAGAGCTGTTAAACTGCTGGGAAGAAATATTCCCTCAGTTCTGAGGATGACCGAGGGAGTGGACCCGAAGATAAGCAGAAGGCTGTGCATTAAACCCCCACAAGACCTTCAGACAAAGA gTCGATCTGCTTCAGGAGTGCCTGGATACAGGCCCACACTCTGGGATAGAAGGTTTTTGTTGTGGGCAGGCCATTTCAAAAAGCCAGAGGATATTCCAGAGACTGTCTC GCTTGACACAGTGAGAGCAGCAAAGACCACCCTGCGTGTGAAGTTCAGCTATGTCATGATTGCCTTGACAATAGTGGGATGCATCACCATGGTGATCAGAGGGAAGCAG GGTATGAAAAGACATGAATCTCTTACGAACATAAACCTGGAGAAGAAAGCCAAGTTGAGAGCAGAAAGTGCATCTGCTAAACCATAG